From Coturnix japonica isolate 7356 chromosome 3, Coturnix japonica 2.1, whole genome shotgun sequence, the proteins below share one genomic window:
- the EIF4A3 gene encoding eukaryotic initiation factor 4A-III, translating to MSGSAGSGGTTGSARKRIMKEEDMTKVEFETSEEVDVTPTFDTMGLREDLLRGIYAYGFEKPSAIQQRAIKQIIKGRDVIAQSQSGTGKTATFSICVLQCLDIQVRETQALILAPTRELAVQIQKGLLALGDYMNVQCHACIGGTNVGEDIRKLDYGQHVVAGTPGRVFDMIRRRSLRTRAIKMLVLDEADEMLNKGFKEQIYDVYRYLPPATQVVLISATLPHEILEMTNKFMTDPIRILVKRDELTLEGIKQFFVAVEREEWKFDTLCDLYDTLTITQAVIFCNTKRKVDWLTEKMREANFTVSSMHGDMPQKERESIMKEFRSGASRVLISTDVWARGLDVPQVSLIINYDLPNNRELYIHRIGRSGRYGRKGVAINFVKNDDIRILRDIEQYYSTQIDEMPMNVADLI from the exons ATGTCGGGGTCCGCGGGCTCCGGCGGCACCACCGGCTCGGCGAGGAAACGGATCATGAAGGAGGAAGACATGACCAAGGTGGAGTTCGAGACGAGCGAGGAGGTGGACGTGACGCCCACGTTCGACACGATGGGGCTGAGGGAGGACCTGCTGCGCGGCATCTACGCCTACG GGTTCGAGAAGCCGTCGGCCATCCAGCAGAGAGCCATCAAGCAGATCATCAAGGGACGAGACGTGATCGCGCA GTCACAGTCGGGAACAGGGAAAACGGCCACGTTCTccatctgtgtgctgcagtgcctggaCATACAG GTTCGCGAGACCCAGGCACTGATCTTAGCACCAACTCGAGAGCTGGCTGTGCAGATTCAGAAG GGTCTTCTTGCTCTGGGAGACTACATGAATGTCCAGTGTCACGCCTGCATCGGGGGGACCAACGTGGGTGAAGATATCCGAAAGCTGGATTATGGGCAGCACGTTGTTGCTGGCACTCCAGGCCGGGTGTTTG ATATGATCCGGCGACGAAGTTTAAGGACTCGTGCTATCAAAATGCTGGTTCTGGATGAAGCCGATGAAATGCTCAACAAAG GTTTCAAGGAGCAGATTTATGATGTGTACAGATATTTACCTCCAGCCACGCAGGTGGTGCTGATCAGTGCCACTTTGCCTCATGAAATTCTGGAGATGACCAACAAATTCATGACAGACCCCATTCGCATCTTGGTGAAACG TGATGAATTGACCCTCGAAGGAATCAAGCAGTTTTTTGTGGCTGTGGAGAGGGAAGAATGGAAGTTCGACACCTTGTGCGACCTGTATGACACGCTCACTATCACCCAGGCTGTCATCTTCTGTAACACCAAGAGAAAG GTAGACTGGctcacagagaaaatgagagaagcCAACTTCACTGTTTCATCCATGCATGGGGATATGCCACAGAAGGAGAGAGAGTCCATCATGAAAGAATTCAGATCTGGTGCAAG CCGAGTCCTTATTTCAACAGACGTTTGGGCTAGAGGTCTGGATGTGCCTCAGGTTTCTCTGATCATCAATTACGACTTACCCAACAACAGAGAACTGTACATACACAG AATTGGCCGCTCAGGTCGATACGGCCGAAAAGGTGTAGCTATCAACTTCGTGAAGAACGACGACATCCGCATCCTGAGAGACATCGAGCAGTACTACTCCACCCAGATCGATGAGATGCCCATGAACG ttgcTGATCTTATCTAA